One window from the genome of Myxococcales bacterium encodes:
- a CDS encoding zinc-dependent alcohol dehydrogenase family protein, translated as MKALVYGGPGQRALEDKPKPTIQKPTDAVVHVKKTTICGTDLHILKGDVPSVAKGRTLGHEGVGVVDQIGESVSSFKVGDRVIISCISACGKCANCKRAMYSHCLSGGGWILGNEIDGTQAEYVRIPFADGSLHTIPDGADEEALVMLSDILPTAFECGVMNGRVKPGDTVAIVGAGPIGMSAILTARFYSPAEIIVVDTDNSRLEIAKALGATSVINNSDRQALMKIMALTSGRGVDVAIEAVGVVATFDLCQRAVTAGGHIANIGVHGKPVQLELDRLWSHNVTLTTGLVDTKAIPMLLRTVLSGKIDPRKLITHRFALADAMKAYDTFGDAMQQRAMKVVITN; from the coding sequence ATGAAAGCACTCGTCTACGGCGGACCGGGCCAACGCGCCCTCGAAGACAAACCGAAGCCGACGATCCAAAAGCCGACGGATGCCGTGGTCCACGTGAAGAAGACGACGATCTGCGGAACGGACCTCCACATCTTGAAGGGCGACGTCCCGAGCGTTGCGAAGGGACGCACGCTCGGCCATGAAGGGGTCGGCGTCGTGGACCAGATCGGCGAGAGCGTCTCGAGCTTCAAGGTGGGCGACCGCGTCATCATTTCGTGCATCAGCGCCTGCGGCAAGTGCGCCAACTGCAAGAGGGCGATGTACTCGCACTGCCTGAGCGGCGGAGGCTGGATCCTCGGAAACGAGATCGACGGCACGCAGGCCGAGTACGTGCGCATCCCATTTGCCGACGGAAGCCTCCACACCATTCCCGACGGAGCCGACGAGGAAGCGCTCGTCATGCTCAGCGACATCCTGCCGACGGCCTTCGAGTGTGGCGTCATGAACGGGCGCGTGAAGCCGGGCGACACAGTGGCCATCGTCGGCGCGGGTCCCATCGGCATGTCGGCCATTCTGACGGCGAGGTTCTATTCGCCCGCGGAGATCATCGTGGTCGACACCGACAATAGCCGCCTCGAGATCGCGAAGGCGCTCGGCGCGACGAGCGTCATCAACAACAGCGATAGGCAAGCGCTGATGAAGATCATGGCGCTGACGTCGGGCCGCGGGGTCGACGTCGCGATCGAGGCGGTCGGCGTGGTCGCAACGTTCGACCTCTGTCAGCGCGCGGTTACGGCCGGCGGCCACATCGCGAACATTGGAGTTCATGGCAAGCCGGTGCAGCTCGAACTTGACCGCCTCTGGTCGCACAACGTGACGTTGACGACCGGCCTCGTCGATACGAAGGCGATCCCGATGCTCCTTCGGACCGTGCTCTCGGGCAAGATCGACCCGAGGAAGCTCATCACGCACCGCTTCGCCCTCGCCGACGCGATGAAGGCGTACGACACGTTCGGCGATGCGATGCAGCAGCGAGCCATGAAGGTCGTCATCACCAACTGA
- a CDS encoding pirin family protein, which yields MVTVVDAKTLPGPPGGSNILVAPLDSDGAPRTVGPFAMVAHIKMPTLAPGALPVDADVRPHPHIGLTAISYVIEGAITHRDSLGNRRELGAGGVGGTVSGLGVAHSERFERIRLHGGRFEMFQILFALPDGSEDIEPSFFFRAREELATSKGEGASACWLLEAPPGAPTSADGMPTTPILLADVALELGALWSVPEVPERALYVLEGEVEIGASRLRAGQVAVLGAGEVSVRALPLTQTRAARLLAFGGAGVGPRYLWWNYLHSSLERIEAAKAEWRQGRAKLPVGDTESFTPCPPDDGRPLVRLNQP from the coding sequence GTGGTCACCGTCGTCGACGCGAAGACGCTTCCCGGCCCGCCGGGCGGCTCAAACATCCTGGTGGCTCCGCTCGATTCCGACGGTGCGCCGCGTACCGTTGGACCGTTTGCGATGGTCGCGCACATCAAGATGCCGACGCTCGCTCCCGGCGCATTGCCCGTCGACGCGGACGTTCGGCCGCATCCGCACATCGGGCTGACGGCCATTTCGTACGTCATCGAAGGCGCCATCACGCACCGTGACTCACTCGGCAACCGCCGCGAGCTCGGCGCCGGCGGCGTGGGCGGAACGGTCTCGGGCCTTGGCGTGGCGCACTCGGAGCGTTTTGAGCGCATCCGGTTGCACGGTGGCCGCTTCGAGATGTTCCAGATCCTGTTCGCCCTCCCCGATGGTTCTGAAGACATCGAGCCCAGCTTCTTTTTCCGAGCCCGCGAAGAGCTGGCGACCTCGAAAGGGGAGGGGGCGAGCGCGTGCTGGCTCCTTGAGGCTCCCCCAGGAGCGCCGACCTCCGCGGACGGGATGCCGACCACGCCGATCCTCCTCGCTGACGTTGCGCTCGAGCTCGGCGCGTTATGGTCAGTGCCCGAGGTTCCGGAGCGCGCTCTCTACGTGCTCGAAGGCGAAGTCGAGATCGGCGCCTCGCGCCTACGCGCGGGGCAGGTCGCTGTCCTCGGAGCGGGCGAGGTGTCGGTTCGCGCGCTCCCCCTGACTCAGACGAGGGCCGCGCGCCTCTTGGCGTTCGGCGGCGCGGGCGTCGGACCGCGGTACCTCTGGTGGAACTACCTGCACTCGTCGCTCGAGCGCATCGAGGCCGCGAAGGCCGAGTGGCGGCAAGGTCGCGCGAAGCTCCCCGTTGGAGACACCGAGTCGTTTACGCCTTGCCCTCCCGACGACGGCCGCCCCCTCGTTCGCCTGAATCAGCCCTAG
- a CDS encoding serine/threonine protein kinase — protein sequence MGDSSVPAPGEVIAGRYCIESVVGEGGVGVVLAAVHLELGHRVAVKVLGEHRSAFQIERFRREAQLVARLQTEHVARVTDFGLLASGAPYAVMDYLEGRDLEEELKARGPLPIEEAVGYILAACEALAEAHANGIVHRDIKPKNMFLARKVGGVTILKVLDFGLAKAGPLDASITRTQDIFGSPAYMAPEQMRSAKDVDARADIWALGATLYELLTGAPPFEAPSVAEVCALVLKEPAPSVRSKRPDVTHVLARIIDKCLQKEPQERFGTILELVQRLEAFGAAKHAGIAKHIEAIAASTPSSGPFLPLSPPSQREPSPTSRSSVPGDAARAGRPAGKSSLDISVELPRSEQATLAEVLVVPGPTRRRAVAAMAVVALAVLAGVALVFTRPQQGTASAALLAAPGQVLARAPAAAASDASAEARAQAPLAASAEVGPPQAHAPADAGSPSAGGLAVDAAAAVRKASKAEPRSKRK from the coding sequence ATGGGAGACAGCTCGGTTCCCGCGCCCGGCGAGGTGATCGCCGGGCGCTATTGCATCGAAAGCGTGGTTGGCGAAGGCGGCGTGGGCGTCGTCCTCGCGGCAGTCCATCTGGAGCTTGGGCATCGGGTGGCCGTCAAGGTGCTGGGCGAGCACCGCTCGGCCTTTCAGATCGAACGCTTTCGTCGCGAGGCCCAGCTGGTCGCGCGGCTCCAAACGGAGCACGTCGCGCGGGTGACGGACTTCGGCTTGCTCGCGAGCGGCGCGCCCTACGCGGTGATGGACTACCTCGAAGGTCGCGACCTCGAAGAGGAGCTCAAGGCTCGGGGACCGCTGCCCATCGAGGAAGCGGTCGGCTACATCCTCGCCGCCTGCGAGGCGCTCGCCGAGGCTCACGCCAACGGCATCGTCCACCGAGACATCAAGCCCAAGAACATGTTTCTGGCCCGCAAGGTCGGCGGCGTAACGATCCTCAAGGTGCTCGACTTCGGTCTCGCGAAGGCCGGGCCGCTCGACGCGAGCATCACGCGCACGCAAGACATCTTCGGCTCCCCCGCGTACATGGCGCCGGAGCAGATGCGCTCCGCGAAAGACGTCGATGCCCGCGCGGACATCTGGGCCCTCGGCGCCACGCTGTATGAGCTTCTCACGGGCGCGCCGCCCTTCGAAGCTCCGTCGGTCGCTGAGGTCTGCGCGCTCGTGCTGAAGGAGCCAGCGCCCTCGGTTCGATCGAAGCGACCGGACGTGACGCACGTCTTGGCCCGCATCATCGACAAGTGCCTCCAGAAGGAGCCGCAAGAGCGCTTCGGGACCATCCTCGAGCTCGTGCAGCGGCTCGAGGCATTTGGCGCGGCGAAGCACGCAGGGATCGCGAAGCACATCGAGGCCATCGCCGCGTCGACGCCGTCCTCGGGCCCGTTCTTGCCGCTTTCCCCTCCGTCTCAGCGGGAGCCGTCGCCGACGTCTCGTTCATCGGTACCCGGCGACGCCGCTCGCGCTGGGCGTCCCGCGGGAAAGAGCAGCCTCGACATCTCCGTCGAGCTGCCGCGATCGGAGCAAGCGACCCTTGCGGAGGTGCTCGTCGTCCCGGGTCCGACGCGCCGACGCGCGGTGGCCGCGATGGCGGTTGTCGCGCTCGCGGTCCTCGCCGGCGTGGCGCTCGTGTTCACGCGACCGCAGCAAGGAACGGCCTCGGCGGCGCTCCTCGCCGCTCCCGGCCAGGTGCTCGCGAGAGCCCCGGCGGCCGCGGCCTCCGACGCTTCCGCGGAGGCCCGTGCACAAGCGCCACTCGCGGCGTCGGCGGAGGTCGGCCCGCCGCAGGCTCACGCGCCGGCGGACGCTGGCTCGCCATCGGCGGGCGGGCTCGCGGTCGACGCGGCCGCCGCAGTGCGGAAGGCGTCCAAAGCGGAGCCGCGGTCGAAGAGGAAGTGA
- the katG gene encoding catalase/peroxidase HPI yields the protein MDNRLGSRCRASCARAGCRRLRWRCAIDSYQLSNWEKETTGVIGAPAASWRLQSARSAQSSQSSHSTHLNPTTERTLSTEPKCPFAASKHTAAAATANAGWWPKQLNLKNLHQHEPRSNPLGDAFSYREAFKSLDLDAVIEDLRALMTTSQTWWPADYGHYGPFFIRMAWHSAGTYRIADGRGGAGSGLQRFAPLNSWPDNANLDKARRLLWPRKQKYGQKLSWADLMVLAGNVALETMGLQTFGFAGGREDVWEPEEDTYWGPERTWLGDERYSGDRELENPLGAVQMGLIYVNPEGPNGKPDPLAAARDIRETFARMAMNDEETVALIAGGHTFGKAHGAAEPAKYVGPEPEGASVEEQGFGWKNSFRSGKGIDTITSGLEGAWTKDPVKWDNNFFDNLFGYEWELTKSPAGAHQWTPKEASAKGTVPDAHDPSKRHAPMMLTTDLSLKVDPSYAKIAKRFHENPQAFADAFARAWYKLTHRDMGPSTRYLGKLVPKESLIWQDPIPAVDHALIDDADVAELKGKVLASGLSIAQLVTTAWASAATFRGSDKRGGANGARIRLAPQKDWEVNEPSELAKVLSVLESIQKDFNAAQTGTKKVSLADLIVLGGAAAVEAAAKKAGHDVSVPFSPGRMDASAEETDATSFAVLEPTADGFRNYLRKGHEGAAAELLVERASLLALTAPEMTVLVGGMRALNANAAKAPHGVFTQRPETLTNDFFKNLLDMNTTWQKSATEGVLEGRDRATGATKWTATVVDLVFGSNSQLRAIAEVYATDDAQPMLIRDFVAAWSKVMNLDRFDLARR from the coding sequence GGAGTGATTGGCGCGCCCGCCGCATCCTGGCGACTCCAGAGCGCTCGTTCTGCCCAGTCCAGCCAGTCCAGCCACTCCACTCATCTCAACCCGACCACGGAGAGAACCTTGTCCACCGAACCCAAGTGCCCTTTCGCAGCTTCCAAGCACACGGCGGCCGCGGCCACGGCCAACGCAGGTTGGTGGCCCAAGCAACTCAACCTCAAGAACCTGCATCAGCACGAGCCCCGGTCCAATCCGCTGGGCGACGCGTTCAGCTACCGCGAGGCGTTCAAGAGCCTCGATCTGGATGCCGTCATCGAGGATCTCCGCGCCCTGATGACCACCTCGCAGACCTGGTGGCCCGCGGACTACGGGCACTACGGGCCCTTCTTCATTCGCATGGCCTGGCACAGCGCAGGCACCTACCGAATCGCCGACGGCCGCGGCGGTGCGGGCTCCGGCCTGCAACGCTTCGCGCCGCTCAACAGCTGGCCCGACAACGCGAACCTCGACAAGGCGCGCCGCTTGCTCTGGCCGCGCAAGCAGAAGTACGGCCAGAAGCTCTCGTGGGCCGACCTGATGGTCCTTGCGGGCAACGTCGCGCTGGAGACCATGGGCCTTCAGACCTTCGGCTTCGCCGGGGGCCGCGAAGACGTTTGGGAGCCAGAAGAGGACACCTACTGGGGGCCCGAGCGCACGTGGCTCGGAGACGAGCGCTACAGCGGCGACCGTGAGCTAGAAAATCCGCTCGGCGCCGTTCAGATGGGCCTCATCTACGTGAACCCCGAGGGCCCGAACGGCAAGCCCGATCCGCTCGCCGCGGCGCGCGACATTCGCGAGACGTTCGCGCGCATGGCGATGAACGACGAAGAGACGGTGGCGCTCATCGCCGGCGGGCACACGTTCGGCAAGGCTCATGGCGCTGCCGAGCCCGCCAAGTACGTGGGGCCCGAGCCCGAAGGGGCCAGCGTCGAAGAGCAGGGCTTCGGCTGGAAGAACTCCTTCCGCAGCGGCAAGGGCATCGACACCATCACGAGCGGCTTGGAGGGCGCGTGGACCAAGGACCCGGTGAAGTGGGACAACAACTTCTTCGACAACCTGTTCGGTTACGAATGGGAGCTCACGAAGAGTCCCGCGGGGGCGCACCAGTGGACGCCGAAGGAGGCGTCGGCCAAGGGAACCGTGCCGGATGCCCATGATCCGTCGAAGCGCCACGCGCCCATGATGCTCACGACCGATCTCTCGCTGAAGGTGGACCCGAGCTACGCGAAGATCGCAAAGCGCTTCCACGAGAACCCGCAGGCCTTCGCCGACGCCTTTGCGAGGGCCTGGTACAAGCTCACGCACCGCGACATGGGGCCCAGCACCCGGTATCTGGGCAAGCTCGTCCCCAAAGAGAGCCTCATCTGGCAGGACCCGATTCCCGCGGTCGATCACGCGTTGATTGACGACGCGGACGTCGCCGAGTTGAAGGGCAAGGTCCTCGCTTCGGGCCTCTCCATCGCTCAACTGGTCACGACGGCCTGGGCGTCGGCGGCGACCTTCCGTGGCAGCGACAAGCGCGGCGGCGCCAACGGCGCGCGCATTCGTCTCGCGCCGCAGAAGGATTGGGAGGTCAACGAGCCCTCCGAGCTCGCCAAGGTGCTCTCGGTGCTCGAGTCGATCCAGAAGGACTTCAACGCCGCGCAGACCGGCACGAAGAAGGTCTCGCTCGCGGATCTCATCGTCCTCGGCGGCGCTGCCGCCGTCGAGGCGGCCGCCAAGAAGGCTGGGCACGACGTGTCGGTGCCATTTTCGCCGGGGCGCATGGATGCGTCGGCGGAGGAGACCGATGCGACGTCGTTCGCCGTGCTCGAGCCGACGGCCGACGGGTTCCGCAACTACCTTCGGAAGGGGCACGAGGGCGCAGCGGCGGAGCTACTTGTGGAGCGAGCGAGCTTGCTCGCCCTGACCGCTCCCGAGATGACGGTGCTCGTTGGCGGCATGCGCGCCCTCAACGCGAACGCCGCGAAGGCGCCACACGGCGTCTTCACCCAGCGACCCGAAACCCTAACGAACGACTTCTTCAAGAACCTCCTCGACATGAACACGACGTGGCAGAAGTCCGCCACCGAAGGCGTGCTCGAGGGTCGCGATCGGGCGACCGGCGCGACCAAGTGGACCGCTACCGTCGTGGACCTCGTCTTCGGTTCGAACTCGCAGCTCCGCGCCATTGCCGAGGTGTATGCGACCGACGACGCGCAGCCCATGCTCATCCGGGACTTCGTCGCGGCTTGGAGCAAGGTGATGAACCTTGATCGCTTCGACCTCGCGCGCAGATGA